The following proteins come from a genomic window of Eleginops maclovinus isolate JMC-PN-2008 ecotype Puerto Natales chromosome 8, JC_Emac_rtc_rv5, whole genome shotgun sequence:
- the LOC134868103 gene encoding zinc finger and BTB domain-containing protein 26-like isoform X1 has protein sequence MGGSMSVSRIQALCCIKQTSTCQGTKGQDREKAQIVMSSSTDTLRFCFPTHGDSILSKINSLREEQRFCDITLLLGHPQGATVQPLPFHGHRAVLAASSDFLRDQFLLQEGLAELSLGVVSSVEVGKRLLLSCYTGLLEVPVRELVSYLTAASALQMSQVVEKCAQAISQYLSPTLAFLELERRTEEKEILLPDSDLPNNSFKKNHDERDAAEEGWVPVNLSNPQFSQEVEGRPMEVGEQRVVRAKIDSSENETCCINTLESEKGGYIPVYSNKPSYQDHQVTSPTMIQSNISSTSGGSYIKKEELVETSQNQDEAEGEKREEEEMLLMAAQLQVCGELRDSGAHLPKSQGPEDELTEDSDGILIQRPYLCRRCDRVFQHPESYVVHLKEHKQYWCLVCGKGFSQRSNLTRHTHVHTGFKPFRCPLCHETFSQRATLQDHLNLHTGDKPHKCRYCAVHFAQKLGLRRHLKDIHGKSSLQNMLEEAVGC, from the exons ATGGGTGGATCcatgtctgtcagcaggatacAGGCCTTGTGCTgtataaaacaaacatccacCTGTCAGGGGACAAAGGGAcaagacagagaaaaagcaCAG ATCGTCATGTCAAGCTCCACTGACACCCTACGGTTTTGCTTCCCCACGCACGGTGACTCGATCCTCAGCAAAATTAACTCTCTAAGAGAGGAACAACGCTTCTGTGATATCACACTCCTCCTCGGCCATCCACAAGGCGCCACTGTCCAGCCTCTCCCCTTCCACGGTCACAGAGCTGTGCTGGCTGCCTCCTCAGACTTCTTACGTGACCAATTCCTGCTCCAAGAAGGCCTGGCAGAGCTAAGTTTGGGTGTGGTGTCCAGTGTGGAGGTTGGCAAGAGGCTTCTGCTGTCCTGCTACACCGGGTTATTAGAG GTCCCTGTGAGAGAGCTGGTGAGCTACCTAACTGCTGCCAGTGCGCTCCAGATGAGCCAGGTGGTGGAGAAGTGCGCTCAGGCCATCTCCCAGTACCTCAGTCCCACACTTGCTTTCTTGGAACTCGAGAGACgcacagaggagaaagaaaTCCTGCTGCCAGACAGTGATTTGCCaaataacagctttaaaaaaaatcatgatgaaagagatgctgcagaggAAGGATGGGTCCCTGTAAATCTGTCAAATCCTCAGTTCAGCCAAGAAGTCGAGGGCAGACCGATGGAGGTCGGAGAGCAAAGGGTGGTTCGAGCCAAAATAGATTCATCTGAAAATGAAACATGCTGTATTAATACCCTGGAGTCGGAGAAAGGCGGATACATCCCTGTTTACTCAAACAAGCCCTCCTATCAAGACCACCAGGTTACAAGTCCTACAATGATTCAAAGTAATATATCATCCACGTCTGGAGGAagttatattaaaaaagaagaattgGTTGAAACTTCCCAAAACCAAGAtgaagcagagggagagaaaagagaagaggaggaaatgctTTTGATGGCAGCTCAACTGCAAGTTTGTGGAGAGCTGAGGGACTCTGGAGCACATCTGCCAAAGAGTCAAGGTCCTGAAGACGAGCTAACAGAAGATTCAGACGGCATTCTGATCCAGAGGCCGTACCTGTGCAGGAGGTGTGACAGAGTCTTCCAGCACCCGGAGAGCTACGTGGTCCACCTGAAGGAGCATAAACAGTACTGGTGTTTGGTGTGTGGGAAAGGCTTCTCCCAGAGGAGTAATCTGACCCgccacacacacgttcacactGGGTTCAAGCCGTTTCGATGCCCCCTGTGTCACGAGACATTTTCCCAGAGGGCCACGCTGCAAGACCACCTCAATCTGCACACAGGGGATAAACCCCACAAGTGTAGATACTGTGCTGTGCACTTTGCTCAGAAGCTAGGCCTCAGGCGCCACCTGAAGGACATCCATGGTAAGAGTAGCCTGCAAAACATGCTTGAGGAGGCTGTGGGCTGTTGA
- the LOC134868103 gene encoding zinc finger and BTB domain-containing protein 26-like isoform X2: MSSSTDTLRFCFPTHGDSILSKINSLREEQRFCDITLLLGHPQGATVQPLPFHGHRAVLAASSDFLRDQFLLQEGLAELSLGVVSSVEVGKRLLLSCYTGLLEVPVRELVSYLTAASALQMSQVVEKCAQAISQYLSPTLAFLELERRTEEKEILLPDSDLPNNSFKKNHDERDAAEEGWVPVNLSNPQFSQEVEGRPMEVGEQRVVRAKIDSSENETCCINTLESEKGGYIPVYSNKPSYQDHQVTSPTMIQSNISSTSGGSYIKKEELVETSQNQDEAEGEKREEEEMLLMAAQLQVCGELRDSGAHLPKSQGPEDELTEDSDGILIQRPYLCRRCDRVFQHPESYVVHLKEHKQYWCLVCGKGFSQRSNLTRHTHVHTGFKPFRCPLCHETFSQRATLQDHLNLHTGDKPHKCRYCAVHFAQKLGLRRHLKDIHGKSSLQNMLEEAVGC; encoded by the exons ATGTCAAGCTCCACTGACACCCTACGGTTTTGCTTCCCCACGCACGGTGACTCGATCCTCAGCAAAATTAACTCTCTAAGAGAGGAACAACGCTTCTGTGATATCACACTCCTCCTCGGCCATCCACAAGGCGCCACTGTCCAGCCTCTCCCCTTCCACGGTCACAGAGCTGTGCTGGCTGCCTCCTCAGACTTCTTACGTGACCAATTCCTGCTCCAAGAAGGCCTGGCAGAGCTAAGTTTGGGTGTGGTGTCCAGTGTGGAGGTTGGCAAGAGGCTTCTGCTGTCCTGCTACACCGGGTTATTAGAG GTCCCTGTGAGAGAGCTGGTGAGCTACCTAACTGCTGCCAGTGCGCTCCAGATGAGCCAGGTGGTGGAGAAGTGCGCTCAGGCCATCTCCCAGTACCTCAGTCCCACACTTGCTTTCTTGGAACTCGAGAGACgcacagaggagaaagaaaTCCTGCTGCCAGACAGTGATTTGCCaaataacagctttaaaaaaaatcatgatgaaagagatgctgcagaggAAGGATGGGTCCCTGTAAATCTGTCAAATCCTCAGTTCAGCCAAGAAGTCGAGGGCAGACCGATGGAGGTCGGAGAGCAAAGGGTGGTTCGAGCCAAAATAGATTCATCTGAAAATGAAACATGCTGTATTAATACCCTGGAGTCGGAGAAAGGCGGATACATCCCTGTTTACTCAAACAAGCCCTCCTATCAAGACCACCAGGTTACAAGTCCTACAATGATTCAAAGTAATATATCATCCACGTCTGGAGGAagttatattaaaaaagaagaattgGTTGAAACTTCCCAAAACCAAGAtgaagcagagggagagaaaagagaagaggaggaaatgctTTTGATGGCAGCTCAACTGCAAGTTTGTGGAGAGCTGAGGGACTCTGGAGCACATCTGCCAAAGAGTCAAGGTCCTGAAGACGAGCTAACAGAAGATTCAGACGGCATTCTGATCCAGAGGCCGTACCTGTGCAGGAGGTGTGACAGAGTCTTCCAGCACCCGGAGAGCTACGTGGTCCACCTGAAGGAGCATAAACAGTACTGGTGTTTGGTGTGTGGGAAAGGCTTCTCCCAGAGGAGTAATCTGACCCgccacacacacgttcacactGGGTTCAAGCCGTTTCGATGCCCCCTGTGTCACGAGACATTTTCCCAGAGGGCCACGCTGCAAGACCACCTCAATCTGCACACAGGGGATAAACCCCACAAGTGTAGATACTGTGCTGTGCACTTTGCTCAGAAGCTAGGCCTCAGGCGCCACCTGAAGGACATCCATGGTAAGAGTAGCCTGCAAAACATGCTTGAGGAGGCTGTGGGCTGTTGA
- the jak2a gene encoding tyrosine-protein kinase JAK2a, protein MDPPISGPTAHLNGHFPEIDPASGLNPKPDTDATCLTVHLYYSEKNGGGGGSGKGSESALTFPPGEYVAEELCISAAKACGIAPMYCSLFGLMRESDKIWFPPNHIFKLDHPASESLHFRIRYYFPGWYNSSNSLYAHRFGVSKGMESPVMDDCVMAYLFLQCRSDFLNGLVPIPVSHEAQEECLGMAVLDMMRLAKESGQSPVDIYNYTSYKSFLPKCMQGRIQEYNILTRKRIRYRFKKFIQQFTDCKATVCNLKLKYLMNLEGMLPCLYSERFQVTDLPAREVTIVVMADTGIQWSKGKEEDGAQEELQKYCDFSEVIDISIKQSNKEGSMESRIVTLTRQDNQILELEFRSLPEALSFVSLVDGYYRLVADAHHYLCKEVAPPRLLECIQSYCHGPVSLEFTIGKLRRSGNHQGLYLLRCSPRDYDKYFMSFVVGFETLVDYKHCQIVKMETGEYNLSGAKRSFGSLKELLHCYQKEALRTDGYTFQLSRCCSPSLKEKSNLVVCRNNQGADVPLSPTLHRHNISQMVFHKIRKEDLVINESLGQGTFTKIFCGVRKETGDYGEIHQIDVVIKILDKAHRNYSESFFEAASMMSQLSHKHLLLNYGVCVCGNENMMVQEYGKFGSLDTYLKKNKSCVNITWKLEVAKQLSWAMHYLEDKNLFHGNVCAKNVLLIREEDRMTGSLPFIKLSDPGISITVLPKEVLVERIPWVPPECIENPQNLSLATDKWGFGTTLWEICSGGDKPLSTLDCSKKNLFYEDKHQLPAPKWTELANLINSCMDYEPSHRPSFKAIIRDLNSLFTPDYELLVESDMVPNRTRGCGFSWASESQEPAQFEERHLIFLKQLGKGNFGSVEMCRYDPLQDSTGEVVAVKKLQHSTAEHLRDFEREIEILKSLQHENIVKYKGVCYSAGRRNLRLIMEYLPYGSLRDYLIKHKDRFDFNKLMHYASQICKGMDYLATKRYIHRDLATRNILVESEMRVKIGDFGLTKVLPQDKEYYTVREPGESPIFWYAPESLTESKFSVGSDVWSFGVVLYELFTYSDKKCSPPSVFMDKMGNEKQGQMIVYHLIELLKQGYRLPAPDYCPKEIYTIMTECWSSEPSMRPSFKTLIHSVENVRENKDG, encoded by the exons atgGATCCACCCATCTCTGGTCCCACAGCACATCTCAATGGCCACTTCCCTGAAATCGACCCAGCCTCTGGACTCAACCCCAAGCCGGACACGGACGCCACCTGCCTCACTGTGCACCTTTACTACTCGGAGAAGAATGGAGGAGGGGGCGGTTCAGGAAAGGGTTCAGAAAGCGCTCTCACGTTTCCACCTGGCGAGTACGTGGCCGAGGAACTGTGCATCAGTGCAGCGAAAGCTTGTG GGATCGCTCCAATGTACTGCAGCTTGTTTGGTCTGATGAGGGAAAGTGACAAGATATGGTTCCCTCCGAACCACATCTTTAAACTAGACCATCCAGCCAGTGAGAGCCTACACTTTAGAATCAG ATACTATTTCCCTGGCTGGTATAACAGCAGCAATTCATTGTATGCCCACCGCTTTGGCGTGTCCAAGGGGATGGAGAGCCCTGTGATGGATGATTGTGTCATGGCATACCTATTTCTTCAG TGTCGAAGTGACTTCCTGAATGGCTTGGTTCCTATTCCCGTGAGCCACGAGGCCCAGGAGGAGTGCTTGGGCATGGCGGTGCTGGACATGATGAGGCTCGCCAAGGAGAGTGGTCAGTCACCCGTTGACATCTACAATTACACCAG CTACAAATCATTCCTGCCGAAATGCATGCAAGGCCGCATCCAGGAGTACAACATCTTGACCCGGAAGAGGATCCGCTATCGCTTTAAGAAGTTCATCCAGCAGTTCACTGACTGCAAGGCCACCGTGTGTAACCTCAAGCTCAAATACCTGATGAACCTGGAGGGCATGCTGCCCTGCCTATACTCAGAACGCTTCCAAGTCACAGACCTCCCCGCACGGGAGGTTACCATCGTTGTCATGGCCGACACAGGCATCCAGTGGTCGAAAGGGAAAGAGGAGGATGGGGCACaagag GAGCTGCAGAAATACTGTGACTTCTCAGAGGTGATCGACATCAGCATCAAACAGTCCAATAAGGAAGGCTCCATGGAGAGTCGCATTGTGACTCTCACCAGACAGGACAACCAGATCCTG GAGCTGGAGTTTCGCTCACTCCCAGAGGCTCTGTCCTTCGTGTCATTAGTGGATGGGTATTACAGGCTGGTTGCAGATGCCCATCATTATCTGTGTAAAGAGGTAGCTCCACCGAGACTTCTGGAGTGCATTCAGAGCTACTGCCATGGCCCTGTGTC GTTGGAGTTTACAATCGGTAAGCTGCGTCGCTCCGGTAACCACCAAGGCCTGTACCTCCTCCGCTGCAGCCCCAGGGACTACGACAAATACTTCATGTCATTCGTGGTGGGG tttgaaactTTGGTGGACTATAAGCACTGTCAGATTGTGAAGATGGAGACAGGAGAGTACAATCTGAGTGGAGCCAAGAGGAGCTTCGGCTCGCTCAAAGAACTGCTGCACTGCTACCAGAAAGAGGCGCTGCGCACCGATGGATACACGTTCCAGCTGAGCAGGTGCTGCTCGCCCAGCCTCAAAG AGAAGTCCAACCTGGTGGTGTGCAGGAATAATCAAGGGGCGGATGTTCCACTGTCTCCCACCCTCCACAGACACAACATCAGCCAGATGGTCTTCCACAAGATCCGAAAAGAGGACCTCGTCATC AATGAGAGTCTGGGCCAAGGAACTTTCACCAAGATTTTCTGTGGTGTGAGGAAGGAGACGGGAGACTACGGAGAGATTCACCAGATAGACGTCGTTATCAAGATCCTGGACAAGGCTCACCGCAACTATTCCGAG TCCTTCTTTGAAGCAGCCAGTATGATGAGCCAGCTCTCCCACAAGCACTTACTCCTCAACtatggcgtgtgtgtgtgtggcaatgAGA ACATGATGGTGCAGGAGTACGGTAAATTTGGTTCACTGGACACCTACCTGAAGAAGAACAAAAGCTGTGTTAACATCACCTGGAAGCTGGAAGTGGCCAAGCAGCTTTCCTGGGCTATGCACTACCTG GAGGATAAGAACCTCTTCCATGGAAATGTTTGCGCAAAGAATGTCCTTTTGATCCGAGAGGAGGATCGGATGACGGGCAGCCTGCCCTTCATCAAACTCAGTGACCCGGGCATCAGCATCACCGTGCTGCCCAAAGAAG TTCTGGTGGAGCGTATCCCATGGGTGCCACCGGAGTGCATCGAAAACCCCCAAAACCTGAGTTTAGCCACAGACAAGTGGGGCTTCGGGACCACCCTCTGGGAGATCTGCAGTGGAGGAGACAAACCACTCAGCACCCTGGACTGCTCCAAG AAGAACTTGTTCTATGAGGACAAGCACCAGCTGCCGGCTCCTAAATGGACGGAGCTGGCCAATCTGATCAACAGCTGTATGGACTACGAGCCCTCGCACCGACCCTCCTTCAAAGCGATTATCAGAGATCTCAACAGCCTCTTCACACCGG ACTAcgagctgctggtggagagcGACATGGTGCCCAACAGGACTCGAGGCTGCGGCTTCTCGTGGGCCTCAGAGAGCCAGGAGCCCGCCCAGTTTGAGGAGAGGCACCTCATCTTCCTCAAGCAGCTGGGCAAA GGAAACTTTGGGAGCGTGGAGATGTGTCGCTACGACCCCCTGCAGGACAGCACAGGGGAGGTGGTGGCCGTGAAGAAGCTGCAGCACAGCACAGCGGAGCACCTCAGGGACTTTGAGCGGGAGATCGAGATCCTCAAATCCCTCCAGCATGAGAACATCGTGAAATACAAAGGGGTGTGCTACAGTGCAG GACGGAGGAACCTCCGACTGATCATGGAGTACCTCCCCTACGGCAGCCTGAGAGATTATCTCATCAAACACAAGGACCGCTTTGATTTCAACAAACTGATGCACTACGCATCGCAGATCTGCAAG GGCATGGACTACCTTGCCACTAAGCGGTACATCCACAGAGACCTGGCCACGAGGAACATCCTGGTGGAGAGCGAGATGAGGGTGAAGATCGGAGATTTTGGCCTGACCAAGGTGCTGCCGCAGGACAAGGAGTACTACACTGTCAGGGAGCCCGGGGAAAGCCCCATCTTTTG GTATGCTCCAGAGTCGCTGACAGAGAGCAAGTTCTCAGTGGGATCAGACGTCTGGAGTTTCGGCGTTGTCCTCTACGAACTCTTCACTTACAGTGACAAGAAATGCAGCCCACCTTCG GTGTTCATGGACAAAATGGGAAATGAAAAGCAGGGCCAGATGATCGTCTACCATCTGATAGAGCTGCTGAAACAGGGGTACAGGTTGCCTGCTCCTGATTATTGTCCAAAGGAG ATTTACACGATTATGACGGAGTGCTGGAGCAGTGAGCCGAGTATGCGCCCTTCTTTCAAGACATTAATCCACAGTGTGGAGAACGTACGAGAGAACAAGGACGGATGA
- the rln1 gene encoding prorelaxin H1 gives MLWRLTLALAVVCVGGVCNCVKADMMSTLLLPKDYGVKLCGREFIRAVIFTCGGSRWKRSLDGDTDPFQWSSLSDVTEGNNQPNWQPGTELSADSPSPLLISSSSSLADLLALFAARGDRQQPLLSDFAPQSQPFTVLGEQDGNRAAGDWPMASKKKRNFSLGVAGKCCSQGCTKNDIGRLC, from the exons ATGCTCTGGAGATTGACTCTTGCCCTGGCCGTGGTGTGTGTCGGTGGCGTCTGCAACTGTGTGAAGGCGGACATGATGAGCACGCTGCTGCTGCCAAAGGACTACGGGGTGAAACTGTGCGGGAGAGAGTTCATCAGAGCGGTCATCTTCACCTGCGGTGGCTCCCGCTGGAAACGATCCTTAGACGGGGACACAG ATCCCTTCCAGTGGAGTTCCCTCAGTGATGTGACAGAGGGGAACAACCAGCCAAACTGGCAGCCTGGCACAGAGCTTTCAGCAGACAGTCCTTCTCCGCTCCTTAttagctcctcttcctccttggCGGACCTCCTGGCTCTGTTTGCGGCCCGAGGAGACAGGCAGCAGCCGCTTCTGAGCGACTTTGCCCCTCAATCTCAGCCATTCACTGTTTTAGGTGAGCAAGACGGGAACCGAGCCGCCGGGGACTGGCCCATGGCGAgcaagaagaagaggaacttTTCTCTGGGTGTGGCTGGGAAGTGCTGCAGCCAGGGCTGCACCAAGAACGATATCGGACGCTTGTGCTGA